The following are encoded in a window of Salinibacter ruber DSM 13855 genomic DNA:
- a CDS encoding TRAP transporter substrate-binding protein has translation MERRDFTRKALLGAAGAGLLTGCGDGESSASDGAPNVQTNKQVRWRLASSFSRSLDTIYGAAEVLSERLKALTGGNFEILPYPGGELVPPLEVLGSVQNRTVEMGHSASYYFIGKNPALAFDCTVPFGLTARQYNAWVYSGGGMDLLRDLFADFNILNLPGGNTGTQMGGWFNVEVNALDDMNGLKMRIPGMGGSVMSEMGVNAQVLPSGEIYPSLERGAIDAAEWVGPYDDEKLGFHEVAQYYYYPGWWEPGPALTFYVNRDAYDSLPTQYQEALKTAAAEANVRMMAEYDHRNPAALDRLLDEGTTLRRFPDGVMERAQTVTTQLLEDNAAGNPQYRKIYEAYKDAREDAYRWFGTAEMGYADFAFPRVDASSSSA, from the coding sequence ATGGAACGGCGCGACTTTACCCGAAAAGCCCTGCTCGGCGCCGCCGGGGCCGGCCTCCTGACCGGCTGCGGCGACGGCGAATCGTCGGCGAGCGACGGCGCCCCCAACGTGCAGACCAACAAGCAAGTCCGGTGGCGGCTCGCCTCCAGCTTCAGCCGCTCCCTCGACACCATCTACGGCGCGGCCGAGGTGCTCTCCGAGCGCCTGAAGGCGCTCACCGGGGGGAACTTCGAGATTCTTCCCTATCCCGGGGGCGAGCTGGTGCCGCCGCTCGAGGTGCTGGGCAGCGTCCAGAACCGCACTGTGGAGATGGGGCACTCGGCCAGCTACTACTTCATTGGGAAAAACCCCGCGCTGGCGTTCGACTGCACCGTCCCGTTCGGCCTCACGGCCCGCCAGTACAACGCCTGGGTCTACTCCGGCGGCGGCATGGACCTGCTGCGCGACCTGTTCGCCGACTTCAACATCTTGAACCTGCCCGGCGGCAACACGGGGACGCAGATGGGCGGCTGGTTTAACGTGGAGGTAAACGCCCTCGACGACATGAACGGCCTCAAGATGCGCATCCCTGGAATGGGCGGCAGCGTGATGAGCGAGATGGGTGTCAACGCGCAGGTGCTGCCGAGCGGCGAGATCTACCCGTCGCTGGAGCGGGGCGCAATCGACGCGGCCGAGTGGGTAGGGCCCTACGACGACGAGAAGCTCGGCTTCCACGAGGTGGCCCAGTACTACTACTACCCCGGCTGGTGGGAGCCCGGGCCGGCCCTCACGTTCTACGTGAACCGGGACGCCTACGACAGCCTTCCGACACAGTACCAGGAGGCCCTCAAAACGGCCGCCGCCGAGGCGAACGTCCGGATGATGGCCGAATACGACCACCGAAACCCCGCGGCCCTGGACCGCCTGCTCGACGAAGGCACCACGCTCCGCCGCTTTCCCGATGGCGTTATGGAGCGCGCCCAGACGGTGACGACCCAGCTTCTGGAGGACAACGCCGCCGGCAATCCGCAGTACCGCAAGATCTACGAGGCCTACAAAGACGCCCGCGAGGACGCGTACCGCTGGTTCGGCACCGCCGAGATGGGCTACGCCGACTTTGCTTTTCCCCGCGTCGACGCCTCCTCTAGTTCTGCGTAG
- a CDS encoding DUF421 domain-containing protein, whose translation MIDWTWMTGSDPSLPMILLTGIGIYAALLVLTRLTGLRSFSKMSSFDFAITVAIGSVVASTLLAEQPSLLVGAAGLAVLYGMQWIVSTLRRAAAPVERLVDNEPLLIMAGDEVLSDHLDAARVTEDDLRSKLRQHGIAHPAQVLAVVLETTGDVSVIPRDEPVSAWAFEDVRGAERLTPLIDAEPTG comes from the coding sequence ATGATTGACTGGACGTGGATGACCGGCAGTGATCCCTCCCTCCCGATGATCCTGCTCACAGGGATCGGCATCTACGCGGCGTTGCTCGTCCTGACGCGCCTGACGGGGCTGCGGAGCTTCTCAAAGATGTCGAGCTTCGACTTCGCGATCACCGTGGCCATCGGCTCCGTCGTGGCCTCCACGTTGCTCGCGGAGCAGCCGTCGCTGTTGGTCGGGGCCGCCGGCCTCGCCGTGCTCTACGGCATGCAGTGGATCGTCTCGACCCTCCGCCGGGCCGCCGCCCCGGTCGAGCGGCTCGTCGACAACGAGCCCCTCCTCATCATGGCCGGGGACGAGGTGCTGTCCGACCACCTCGACGCCGCACGCGTGACGGAGGACGACCTCCGGTCGAAGCTGCGCCAGCACGGCATCGCCCACCCGGCGCAGGTGCTGGCCGTGGTGCTCGAGACGACGGGCGATGTCTCCGTCATCCCCCGGGACGAGCCGGTCTCCGCGTGGGCCTTCGAGGACGTTCGGGGGGCCGAGCGCCTGACCCCCTTGATCGATGCGGAGCCGACGGGCTGA
- a CDS encoding TrmH family RNA methyltransferase — protein sequence MSHHDVDAEKEMNRLLAAGGTPPVQTDPFTIGDVRLSPERIVGLLRPHMRERRLDRIQTVVANRTRSVVPVVEGLVNTGNVSAVMRSAEALGHQDMHVVSGEHDRYKHSQRTAQGAQHWLDVWHWDAPTACATHLQDAGYRVVAMHLHADTVPIRDLDFTQPTALVFGNEDAGVTDTMLEASDAACEVPLPGFTESFNVSVAAAVALYHAQQDRLDRQGHHADLSDEARARLEARFCLRSVNNAEQIIERKLGDEGRS from the coding sequence ATGAGTCACCACGACGTGGACGCGGAGAAAGAGATGAATCGGCTGCTGGCGGCGGGAGGGACGCCGCCGGTCCAGACCGATCCCTTTACGATCGGCGACGTGCGCCTGTCGCCCGAACGCATCGTCGGGCTGCTCCGGCCCCACATGCGGGAGCGGCGGCTGGACCGCATCCAGACCGTCGTGGCCAACCGGACGCGCAGCGTGGTGCCGGTGGTGGAGGGGCTCGTGAACACCGGCAACGTGAGTGCCGTCATGCGCTCGGCGGAGGCGCTGGGGCACCAGGACATGCACGTGGTGAGCGGCGAGCACGACCGGTACAAGCACTCCCAACGCACGGCCCAGGGGGCGCAGCACTGGCTCGACGTGTGGCACTGGGACGCGCCGACCGCCTGCGCGACGCACCTCCAGGACGCCGGCTATCGCGTCGTGGCCATGCACCTGCACGCGGACACGGTGCCGATTCGGGACCTCGACTTTACGCAGCCCACGGCGCTCGTCTTCGGCAACGAGGACGCGGGGGTGACCGACACGATGCTCGAGGCCTCGGACGCGGCGTGCGAGGTGCCGCTCCCGGGCTTCACCGAAAGCTTCAACGTGTCCGTGGCGGCGGCCGTGGCCCTCTACCACGCCCAGCAGGATCGCCTCGACCGCCAAGGGCACCACGCCGACCTCAGCGACGAGGCGCGGGCCCGCCTCGAGGCCCGCTTCTGCCTCCGCAGCGTCAACAACGCCGAGCAGATCATCGAGCGGAAGCTCGGGGACGAGGGGCGGTCGTAG
- a CDS encoding site-specific integrase, producing the protein MPDAPDQSPKLLDQVRQTCRRRQYGYHTEKAYVRWAERFACFHDTTHPRHLNEDDIRAFLGHLASERNVAASTQNQALNALTERT; encoded by the coding sequence ATGCCCGATGCCCCAGACCAGTCGCCCAAACTCCTCGATCAGGTGCGGCAGACCTGCCGGCGCCGCCAGTACGGCTACCACACGGAAAAAGCGTACGTCCGCTGGGCCGAACGCTTCGCCTGCTTCCACGACACCACCCATCCCCGCCACCTCAACGAGGACGACATTCGCGCCTTCTTAGGTCACCTCGCGTCGGAGCGCAACGTGGCCGCCTCCACGCAGAACCAGGCCCTCAACGCCCTGACCGAACGAACGTGA
- a CDS encoding SDR family oxidoreductase: protein MDLTDAVAVVTGASKGLGAHIARTLVHQGATVCGLARSTDALQALHDDLGSAFVPVSCDVRNEDAIESAFETVDDEAGRLDVLVNNAGLGQFGPVDDLDTDAFDVQMDTNVRGVYLCTREAVPRMREQNEATGFGGHIVNIASIAGLLGNPNISAYNASKFAVRGFSEAVMKEVREDGIRVTCLYPGSVETNFFDVAGVDMTENPLDPDDVAATVQHVLEAPANHLISEVVMRPLRPHREE, encoded by the coding sequence ATGGATCTGACCGACGCCGTCGCCGTCGTCACCGGCGCCAGCAAGGGCCTCGGTGCCCACATCGCCCGCACCCTCGTACACCAGGGCGCCACCGTCTGCGGCCTCGCCCGGAGCACCGACGCGCTCCAGGCGCTGCACGATGACCTTGGCTCCGCCTTCGTCCCCGTCTCGTGCGACGTTCGGAACGAGGACGCGATCGAATCGGCCTTCGAGACCGTCGACGACGAGGCCGGGCGGCTGGACGTGCTCGTCAACAACGCCGGGCTCGGGCAATTCGGCCCGGTCGACGACCTCGACACCGACGCCTTCGACGTGCAGATGGACACCAACGTGCGGGGCGTCTACCTCTGCACCCGCGAGGCGGTCCCCCGCATGCGGGAGCAGAACGAGGCGACCGGTTTCGGCGGCCACATCGTCAACATCGCCTCCATCGCGGGCCTCCTGGGCAACCCCAACATCAGCGCCTACAACGCCAGCAAGTTCGCCGTGCGCGGCTTTAGCGAGGCGGTGATGAAGGAGGTGCGCGAGGACGGCATCCGCGTGACGTGCCTCTACCCCGGCTCCGTCGAGACCAACTTCTTCGACGTGGCAGGGGTCGACATGACCGAAAACCCCCTCGACCCCGACGACGTCGCCGCAACGGTCCAGCACGTGCTGGAGGCCCCGGCGAATCACCTCATCTCGGAGGTCGTGATGCGCCCGCTCCGCCCGCACCGCGAGGAGTGA
- a CDS encoding PorV/PorQ family protein, whose amino-acid sequence MPLRRLGRSVLGLLLLAALGAGPAHGQRLAKYGAEFLAGGVDARALGMGGAYVGLADEVSAGYWNPAGLHGLSYPEIGYMHVERFAGAVSFDYGGVAMPVTDRSTVGVSVFRSGVNDIVNTLAAWNPDRGQPLPDYESRITRFSAADWALFVSYSRAVSDRLSVGVNFKGIHRSIGDFANAWGYSMDVAARYRAGPYRLGVVVRDVTTMLQSWSVNPSAFEVNCINPIDEQPFDACLNEDGTLIENNATRYQAVFDQRIPQGGTALVLPVARLGSGAVWPVGDGHTLTVGLDVDVAVDGRRAFVPNVGDVSFRPRLGLAFRYAGVVELRGGVQRLQVGTPIGVDLTPSVGAGLDLEQVSVDFSFGDFAGIVADDLGYSYRISAQLRLEQPGLERPAE is encoded by the coding sequence ATGCCTCTTCGGCGCCTCGGGCGATCGGTGCTGGGCCTGTTGCTGCTCGCGGCCCTCGGGGCGGGGCCCGCCCACGGGCAGCGCCTCGCCAAGTACGGGGCCGAGTTTCTGGCGGGCGGCGTGGACGCGCGGGCCCTCGGGATGGGCGGCGCGTACGTGGGACTGGCGGACGAGGTGAGCGCGGGGTACTGGAACCCGGCGGGCCTGCACGGCCTGTCCTATCCGGAAATTGGCTACATGCACGTGGAGCGCTTCGCGGGGGCCGTGTCGTTCGACTACGGCGGCGTCGCGATGCCGGTGACGGACCGCTCCACGGTCGGCGTGTCGGTCTTTCGGAGCGGGGTAAACGACATCGTGAACACGCTCGCGGCCTGGAACCCGGACCGGGGCCAGCCGCTGCCCGACTACGAGAGCCGCATCACGCGCTTCTCGGCGGCCGACTGGGCCCTCTTCGTGAGCTACAGCCGGGCGGTGAGCGACCGCCTGTCCGTGGGCGTCAACTTCAAAGGGATCCACCGCTCGATCGGCGACTTCGCGAACGCCTGGGGCTATAGCATGGACGTGGCGGCGCGCTACCGGGCGGGGCCGTACCGGCTCGGGGTCGTGGTCCGCGACGTGACGACCATGCTGCAGAGCTGGAGCGTCAACCCCTCGGCCTTCGAGGTCAACTGCATCAACCCGATCGACGAGCAGCCCTTCGACGCCTGCCTGAACGAGGACGGGACCCTCATCGAGAACAACGCGACGCGCTACCAGGCCGTCTTCGACCAGCGCATCCCACAGGGGGGCACGGCGCTCGTGCTGCCGGTGGCGCGCCTCGGCTCCGGGGCCGTGTGGCCGGTGGGGGACGGGCACACGCTCACCGTGGGGCTCGACGTGGACGTGGCGGTGGACGGGCGGCGGGCCTTCGTGCCCAACGTTGGCGACGTGTCGTTCCGGCCGCGGCTGGGACTGGCGTTCCGCTACGCCGGGGTGGTGGAGCTGCGGGGCGGCGTGCAGCGCCTCCAGGTGGGCACTCCCATCGGCGTGGACCTCACGCCGTCCGTCGGCGCCGGGCTCGACCTGGAGCAGGTGTCGGTCGACTTCAGCTTCGGCGACTTTGCGGGGATCGTGGCGGACGACCTGGGCTACTCCTACCGCATCTCGGCCCAGCTCCGCCTCGAACAGCCCGGCCTGGAGCGGCCGGCGGAGTGA
- a CDS encoding tyrosine-type recombinase/integrase, with product MVLDRALIFLYEQVLEIELDDIGPLDRADRPKRLPTVLSREEVHRLFDAMSTGPNRLIAHLLYGSGLRLSEALRLRVKELDVGTSRLHVRDGVGGVSLPDAIAEKYPNAKTEWRWQYVFPPTTLSEDPRSGAARRHHRSDSAVQRAVKKAADATDIEKRATCHTLRHSFATHLLQDGTDVRTIQRLLGHEQLRTTMQYVHVLEQSGDGVTSPLDTLPKDSA from the coding sequence GTGGTTTTAGACCGCGCCCTGATCTTCCTCTACGAACAGGTGCTTGAAATTGAGCTGGACGACATTGGACCGCTCGACCGCGCCGACCGCCCCAAACGCCTCCCCACGGTGCTCTCGCGCGAGGAGGTCCATCGCCTGTTCGACGCCATGTCGACGGGTCCGAATCGCCTGATCGCGCATCTTCTCTACGGCAGCGGCCTCCGGCTGTCCGAAGCCCTTCGCCTCCGGGTTAAAGAACTCGACGTTGGAACCAGCCGCCTCCACGTCCGGGACGGCGTGGGCGGCGTCTCCCTGCCGGATGCCATTGCAGAGAAGTATCCGAATGCAAAAACCGAGTGGCGCTGGCAGTACGTGTTTCCCCCCACGACCCTCTCGGAAGACCCGCGCAGCGGGGCGGCCCGCCGCCACCACCGCTCCGACTCGGCCGTGCAGCGGGCCGTCAAGAAGGCCGCCGACGCGACCGACATCGAGAAGCGGGCCACCTGCCATACCCTTCGTCACTCGTTCGCCACGCACCTGCTGCAGGACGGCACCGATGTCCGGACCATTCAGCGGCTCCTGGGCCACGAGCAGCTGCGCACCACCATGCAGTACGTCCACGTCCTGGAGCAAAGCGGCGACGGCGTCACCAGCCCCCTCGACACGTTGCCCAAGGACTCAGCATAG
- the rsmB gene encoding 16S rRNA (cytosine(967)-C(5))-methyltransferase RsmB, whose product MDVTIDTVSPARVHALDHLERVRTDDAFVDKLTIEDADARTRRQARELVAGVTRQRRWLDFVLGEAYHGDYDSMEHRLQEILRLGLYELLFQSTPTHAAVDEYVELAKQALRPGAGNLVNGVLRTIDRDREHIPTPDTGDDANDLALRYSHPTWMVQRWLDRFGLDETTELLRANNRRPMYSVRINPLRTSEADVAAWLDEHDVVNVDSPYLDRYLRLKRLQALIAGDLLDDGHVAVQDESAGLVVQLLDPQPGETLIDGCAAPGGKAMHAAARMEGTGTIYAVDRDEQRLERVETAAEAQGASEMVEAETADLRAWAARPEPPQGDRVLLDVPCTGMGVLAKRAGLRWRRSMEDLEEMAELQDELLDAAAQLVRPGGLLVYSTCTTEPEENERRVEAFLARHDGFAVESAEGHVPDEMVSDAGFLATFPHRHRMDGAFAARLRRDEA is encoded by the coding sequence ATGGACGTCACGATCGATACCGTCTCGCCCGCCCGCGTTCACGCCCTCGACCACCTCGAACGGGTGCGCACGGACGACGCCTTCGTCGACAAGCTGACGATTGAGGATGCCGACGCCCGCACCCGCCGGCAGGCCCGCGAACTGGTGGCGGGGGTCACGCGGCAGCGCCGGTGGCTCGACTTTGTGCTGGGCGAGGCGTACCACGGGGACTACGACTCGATGGAGCACCGGCTCCAGGAGATCCTGCGGCTCGGGCTCTACGAGCTGCTGTTCCAGTCCACCCCGACCCACGCGGCCGTCGACGAGTACGTGGAGCTCGCCAAGCAGGCGCTCCGCCCCGGTGCGGGCAACCTCGTCAACGGCGTGCTCCGCACCATCGACCGCGACCGCGAGCACATCCCCACGCCCGACACGGGCGACGACGCGAACGACCTCGCCCTTCGCTACTCCCACCCCACCTGGATGGTGCAGCGCTGGCTGGACCGCTTCGGGCTCGACGAGACGACCGAGCTCCTCCGCGCCAACAACCGGCGGCCCATGTACAGCGTGCGCATCAACCCGCTGCGCACGAGCGAGGCCGACGTGGCGGCGTGGCTCGACGAGCACGACGTGGTGAACGTGGACTCGCCGTACCTCGACCGGTACCTGCGCCTGAAGCGCCTCCAGGCCCTCATCGCGGGCGACCTGCTCGACGACGGGCACGTGGCGGTGCAGGACGAGAGCGCCGGCCTCGTGGTGCAGCTGCTCGACCCCCAGCCCGGCGAGACCCTGATCGACGGCTGCGCGGCGCCGGGCGGCAAGGCGATGCACGCGGCGGCCCGCATGGAGGGGACTGGGACGATCTACGCGGTCGACCGCGACGAGCAGCGCCTGGAGCGGGTCGAGACGGCGGCGGAGGCACAGGGCGCGTCCGAGATGGTGGAGGCGGAGACGGCCGACCTGCGCGCCTGGGCCGCCCGGCCGGAGCCGCCGCAGGGCGACCGGGTGCTGCTAGACGTGCCGTGCACGGGAATGGGCGTGCTCGCGAAGCGGGCCGGCCTGCGGTGGCGGCGGTCAATGGAGGACCTGGAGGAGATGGCGGAGCTGCAGGACGAGCTCCTCGACGCGGCGGCCCAACTCGTGCGGCCGGGCGGGCTCCTGGTCTATAGCACCTGCACCACCGAGCCCGAAGAAAACGAGCGGCGCGTCGAGGCCTTCCTGGCCCGCCACGACGGGTTCGCGGTCGAGTCCGCGGAGGGCCACGTGCCGGACGAGATGGTCTCGGACGCGGGCTTCCTCGCGACCTTTCCGCACCGCCACCGGATGGACGGGGCGTTTGCGGCCCGCCTGCGACGGGACGAGGCCTAG